One region of Streptomyces davaonensis JCM 4913 genomic DNA includes:
- a CDS encoding AraC family transcriptional regulator, with translation MDVLSDAVAAMRTGRPHSSRRDKYGPWGMRFEASSGAGFHVLLRGSAWLLPARGAPVELAPGDVVFLASGCGHGLASGLDVPLEEVRKKEDGTWPELPPDPVGSGPPTTVMLCGAYLLDRSRAHPLLTELPEVVHLPARVGTHRSLRAAVELLGAELTEPQPGSDTIVTSLLDTLLLYILRAWWLGESHGSGHPTGWAAALADPAVAAALRAIHGDPSRPWTVEELGARGGLSRAAFARRFAALVGAPPLAYLTWWRMTTAGRLLRTDDTPLRVIAQRAGYTSEFAFAKAFKREFGMAPGQYRRRTA, from the coding sequence ATGGATGTCCTCAGCGATGCCGTCGCCGCCATGCGCACCGGACGGCCGCACTCCTCCCGCCGGGACAAGTACGGGCCCTGGGGCATGCGCTTCGAGGCCTCGTCAGGCGCCGGCTTCCATGTGCTGCTGCGGGGGTCGGCCTGGCTGCTCCCGGCGCGGGGCGCCCCCGTCGAACTCGCGCCCGGGGATGTGGTGTTCCTGGCCAGCGGATGCGGACACGGGCTGGCCAGCGGTCTGGACGTGCCGCTGGAGGAGGTGCGGAAGAAGGAGGACGGCACCTGGCCCGAGCTTCCGCCCGACCCGGTGGGCTCGGGACCGCCGACCACCGTCATGCTGTGCGGCGCGTACCTGCTGGACCGCTCACGCGCGCACCCCCTGCTGACCGAGCTGCCGGAGGTGGTCCATCTGCCCGCCCGCGTCGGCACGCACCGGTCGCTGCGGGCGGCGGTGGAGCTGCTGGGCGCGGAACTGACGGAGCCGCAGCCCGGTTCGGACACCATCGTGACCTCGCTGCTGGACACGCTGCTGCTCTACATCCTGCGCGCCTGGTGGCTGGGGGAGAGCCATGGCTCCGGGCACCCCACCGGCTGGGCGGCCGCCCTCGCCGACCCGGCGGTCGCGGCGGCGCTGCGCGCGATCCACGGTGATCCGTCCCGCCCCTGGACGGTGGAGGAACTCGGCGCCCGCGGCGGCCTGTCCCGCGCGGCCTTCGCCCGCCGATTCGCGGCGCTGGTGGGGGCGCCGCCGCTGGCGTATCTGACCTGGTGGCGGATGACCACAGCGGGCCGACTGCTGCGTACGGACGACACCCCGCTCCGGGTGATCGCCCAACGCGCCGGCTACACCTCGGAGTTCGCCTTCGCCAAGGCGTTCAAGCGGGAGTTCGGGATGGCACCGGGCCAGTACCGGCGCCGCACGGCCTGA
- a CDS encoding endonuclease domain-containing protein, translating to MRAIADRGIIECRKCGEYKPVSAYSALNASGAPRPYCKPCNAEYVRLGHYNVTKEFIDLLLRFQEGRCAICGVTDTGPRAMHIDHDHACCAGRRSCGECVRGLVCSSCNFHALGWYEALPAELRTFDLLNSYLSDPPAMRLRAELVPSGRI from the coding sequence GTGCGGGCGATTGCCGATCGCGGAATCATTGAATGCCGCAAGTGTGGCGAGTACAAGCCTGTGTCGGCGTACTCGGCGCTCAATGCGTCAGGTGCGCCTCGGCCGTACTGCAAGCCGTGCAACGCCGAGTATGTCCGCCTTGGGCACTACAACGTCACCAAGGAGTTCATCGATCTGTTGCTGCGCTTCCAGGAAGGGAGGTGTGCAATCTGCGGCGTGACCGACACGGGGCCAAGGGCCATGCATATTGACCATGACCATGCATGTTGTGCGGGCAGGCGAAGCTGCGGTGAGTGCGTCAGGGGACTTGTCTGCAGCAGCTGCAATTTCCATGCTCTGGGGTGGTACGAAGCTCTACCGGCAGAGCTTCGTACCTTCGACTTGCTGAACTCCTACCTCTCGGACCCGCCGGCAATGCGGCTCCGCGCCGAATTGGTGCCCTCAGGCCGCATATGA
- a CDS encoding GH25 family lysozyme has protein sequence MLRGIDVSAYQPSTYDTDGLFFVFIKATEGRSYVNPKLSAQTKRAREADLVVGFYHFLWPGNLTAQAEYFVKHAPEKAGDILAVDWETTSDGTHATNAQKDLFIRKVKELRPNNPVILYTNRHYWLTVDTTSYAGDGLWIADYVTAGKPRIKAKWRFHQYTDDPLDRNVADFESKAALREWAKTA, from the coding sequence ATGCTGCGCGGCATAGACGTGAGCGCCTACCAGCCCTCGACATACGACACGGACGGCCTCTTCTTCGTCTTCATCAAGGCGACGGAGGGCCGTTCGTACGTGAACCCCAAGCTCTCAGCCCAGACAAAACGAGCCCGCGAAGCCGACCTGGTGGTCGGCTTCTACCACTTCCTCTGGCCCGGCAACCTCACCGCCCAGGCCGAGTACTTCGTCAAGCACGCCCCCGAGAAAGCGGGCGACATCCTCGCAGTCGACTGGGAAACAACAAGCGACGGCACCCACGCGACCAACGCCCAGAAGGACCTGTTCATCCGGAAGGTGAAGGAGCTACGGCCGAACAATCCGGTGATCCTCTACACGAACCGCCACTACTGGTTGACGGTCGACACAACCTCCTACGCGGGCGACGGCCTCTGGATCGCGGACTACGTCACGGCGGGGAAACCTCGCATCAAGGCGAAGTGGCGCTTCCATCAGTACACGGACGATCCCCTGGACAGGAATGTCGCCGACTTCGAGAGCAAGGCGGCCCTCCGCGAATGGGCCAAGACCGCTTGA
- a CDS encoding EF-hand domain-containing protein → MADIDEARKQFERIDTDGDGFITAAEFKTALAQQGDWNVTEAVAEAIIKSRDLNGDKMLSFDEFWAYLTK, encoded by the coding sequence GTGGCGGACATCGACGAGGCACGCAAGCAGTTCGAGCGGATCGACACGGACGGTGACGGCTTCATCACCGCGGCCGAGTTCAAGACCGCCCTCGCCCAGCAGGGCGACTGGAACGTCACCGAGGCGGTCGCCGAGGCCATCATCAAGTCCCGTGACCTCAACGGCGACAAGATGCTGTCCTTCGACGAGTTCTGGGCGTACCTCACCAAGTGA
- a CDS encoding helix-turn-helix domain-containing protein, which translates to MIDDGTGLLTIGELARATGLTVRTIRYWSDEGVLHPVTRSSGGYRLYDAESAARLELIRTLRDMGLGLDDVRQVLAGERTVAEVAAAHVTALDAQIRSLKVIRAVLSTVARRGATAEEMTLMNKLARLSAAERQRIMEEFVAEALHGLDTVDPDIRERMRRTAVRLADDPTPEEVDAWVELAEMLQDPEFRAQMRRAVEFNAADRTPDAPRGQSVWFAKRLVELVAPARERGTAPEAPEAEEVLRELFGDADRTAVLERMTVGFNDRVARYRELLAVVNRQPAPPHAEDFAWVVAALRARAAG; encoded by the coding sequence ATGATCGACGACGGCACCGGACTCCTCACCATCGGCGAACTGGCCAGGGCCACCGGGCTGACCGTGCGCACCATCCGCTACTGGTCCGACGAGGGCGTCCTGCACCCCGTGACCCGCTCCAGCGGCGGCTACCGGCTCTACGACGCCGAGTCCGCCGCCCGCCTGGAACTGATCCGCACCCTGCGGGACATGGGCCTTGGCCTGGACGACGTACGCCAGGTGCTGGCGGGGGAGCGGACGGTCGCCGAGGTCGCCGCGGCGCATGTGACGGCGCTGGACGCCCAGATCCGCTCGCTGAAGGTGATCCGTGCGGTGCTGTCGACCGTCGCGAGACGCGGCGCGACCGCGGAGGAGATGACCCTGATGAACAAACTGGCCCGGCTGTCGGCGGCGGAGCGACAGCGCATCATGGAGGAGTTCGTGGCGGAGGCGCTGCACGGGCTCGACACGGTCGACCCGGACATCCGGGAGCGGATGCGGCGCACCGCCGTCCGGCTCGCCGACGATCCGACGCCCGAGGAGGTCGACGCCTGGGTGGAGCTGGCCGAGATGCTCCAGGACCCCGAGTTCCGGGCGCAGATGCGGCGGGCGGTGGAGTTCAACGCCGCGGACCGCACACCGGACGCCCCGCGCGGGCAGTCCGTCTGGTTCGCCAAGCGTCTGGTGGAACTGGTCGCCCCGGCCAGGGAGCGCGGCACAGCGCCCGAGGCGCCCGAGGCCGAGGAGGTGCTGCGGGAACTGTTCGGCGACGCGGACCGGACCGCGGTACTCGAACGGATGACGGTCGGCTTCAACGACCGGGTGGCCCGCTATCGCGAACTCCTTGCCGTCGTCAACCGGCAGCCCGCGCCCCCGCACGCGGAGGACTTCGCCTGGGTGGTCGCCGCGCTGCGCGCTCGGGCGGCCGGATAA
- a CDS encoding L-serine ammonia-lyase, with the protein MAISVFDLFSIGIGPSSSHTVGPMRAARMFARRLRNEGLLPSVASVRSELYGSLGATGHGHGTPKAVLLGLEGASPRTVDVETADDRIESIKSAGRLSLLGEHEISFSFDDDLVLHRRKALPYHANGMTIWAFDASGAELLSKTYYSVGGGFVVDEDAVGADRIKLDDTVLKYPFRTGDELLRLTQETGLSISSLMLENERAWRTEEEIRAGLLEIWRVMQACVSRGMSREGILPGGLRVRRRASVSARQLRAEGDPLAHAMEWITLYAMAVNEENAAGGRVVTAPTNGAAGIIPAVLHYYINFVPGADEDGVVRFLLAAGAIGMLFKENASISGAEVGCQGEVGSACSMAAGALAEVLGGSPEQVENAAEIGMEHNLGLTCDPVGGLVQIPCIERNGMAAVKAVTAAKMAMRGDGSHKVSLDKVIKTMKDTGADMSVKYKETARGGLAVNIIEC; encoded by the coding sequence ACTGCGCAACGAGGGCCTGCTGCCCTCGGTCGCCTCGGTCCGCTCCGAGCTGTACGGCTCCCTGGGCGCGACCGGACACGGCCACGGCACCCCGAAGGCGGTGCTGCTCGGTCTGGAGGGTGCCTCGCCACGCACGGTGGACGTGGAGACGGCGGACGACCGGATCGAGTCGATCAAGTCCGCGGGCCGGCTCTCCCTGCTGGGCGAGCACGAGATCTCGTTCTCCTTCGACGACGATCTGGTCCTGCACCGGCGCAAGGCGCTGCCGTACCACGCCAACGGCATGACGATATGGGCGTTCGACGCCTCGGGCGCGGAGCTCCTGTCGAAGACGTACTACTCGGTCGGCGGCGGCTTCGTGGTCGACGAGGACGCGGTGGGCGCGGACCGCATCAAGCTGGACGACACGGTCCTGAAGTACCCCTTCCGCACGGGCGACGAGCTTCTGCGGCTGACGCAGGAGACGGGTCTGTCGATCTCCTCGCTGATGCTGGAGAACGAGCGGGCCTGGCGCACGGAGGAGGAGATCCGCGCCGGGCTGCTGGAGATCTGGCGGGTGATGCAGGCGTGCGTCTCGCGCGGCATGTCCCGCGAGGGCATCCTGCCGGGCGGTCTGCGGGTACGGCGCAGGGCCTCGGTGTCCGCGCGGCAACTGCGGGCCGAGGGCGACCCGTTGGCGCACGCGATGGAGTGGATCACGCTCTACGCGATGGCGGTGAACGAGGAGAACGCCGCGGGCGGCCGGGTCGTGACGGCCCCGACCAACGGCGCCGCGGGCATCATCCCCGCCGTCCTGCACTACTACATCAACTTCGTGCCGGGCGCCGACGAGGACGGCGTCGTCCGCTTCCTGCTCGCCGCGGGCGCGATCGGCATGCTCTTCAAGGAGAACGCCTCCATCTCCGGCGCCGAGGTCGGCTGCCAGGGCGAGGTCGGCTCGGCCTGCTCGATGGCGGCGGGCGCGCTGGCCGAGGTGCTCGGCGGCTCGCCCGAGCAGGTGGAGAACGCGGCCGAGATCGGCATGGAGCACAACCTCGGCCTGACCTGCGACCCGGTCGGCGGCCTGGTCCAGATCCCGTGCATCGAGCGCAACGGCATGGCCGCGGTGAAGGCGGTCACGGCGGCGAAGATGGCGATGCGCGGCGACGGCTCCCACAAGGTGTCCCTGGACAAGGTCATCAAGACGATGAAGGACACCGGCGCCGACATGAGCGTGAAGTACAAGGAGACGGCGCGGGGCGGGCTCGCGGTGAACATCATCGAGTGCTGA
- a CDS encoding zinc-dependent alcohol dehydrogenase family protein has product MPTTTRTVLFHEVGGPEVLKIEDVSIAGQPGPGEVALRIEALGLNRADALFRAGTYYYQPTLPGSRLGYEASAVVEAVGEGVTELAVGDPVMTGPGIEMGAQGVYAERVVLPESAVVRRPASVDPVTGAAAWLTYTTAYGALLETAGLRPGDHVLITAGSSGVGTAAIQVSRRIGAVPVVTTRTEEKRKQLLDLGAAEVIVTGDAGTEPIAEEVRRLTGGRGAEVIFDAIGGPGFGGLAAALAEGGSVVVYGWLDGRPTEIPFNWPFTIHTYANMALTTTPDGRRRSTAFLNAGLTDGGFRPPVAEVFEGLETIQKAHHLMETNRHTGKIVVRL; this is encoded by the coding sequence ATGCCAACTACCACGCGCACCGTGCTCTTTCACGAAGTCGGCGGCCCCGAGGTCCTGAAGATCGAGGATGTGTCGATCGCCGGGCAGCCAGGGCCGGGTGAAGTCGCCCTCCGCATCGAGGCGCTGGGCCTCAACCGTGCCGACGCCCTCTTCCGCGCCGGGACTTACTACTACCAGCCCACACTCCCCGGCTCCCGGCTCGGCTACGAGGCCTCCGCCGTCGTCGAGGCGGTCGGCGAGGGCGTCACCGAACTCGCCGTCGGCGACCCGGTGATGACCGGCCCCGGCATCGAAATGGGTGCCCAGGGCGTGTACGCCGAGCGCGTCGTACTGCCCGAGTCCGCCGTCGTGCGGCGCCCGGCCTCCGTGGACCCGGTGACCGGCGCCGCGGCCTGGCTGACGTACACCACCGCGTACGGCGCCCTGCTGGAGACCGCGGGGCTCCGGCCCGGGGACCACGTCCTCATCACGGCCGGGTCCAGCGGTGTCGGCACCGCGGCGATCCAGGTCTCCCGCCGCATCGGCGCGGTCCCGGTCGTCACCACCCGCACCGAGGAGAAGCGCAAGCAACTGCTCGACCTGGGCGCGGCCGAGGTGATCGTGACCGGTGACGCCGGCACGGAACCGATCGCGGAGGAGGTACGACGCCTGACCGGCGGCCGCGGCGCGGAGGTGATCTTCGACGCGATCGGCGGCCCCGGCTTCGGCGGCCTCGCCGCGGCGCTCGCCGAGGGCGGCAGCGTGGTCGTCTACGGCTGGCTGGACGGACGCCCCACCGAGATCCCCTTCAACTGGCCCTTCACCATCCACACCTACGCCAACATGGCCCTCACCACCACCCCCGACGGCCGCCGCCGCTCCACCGCCTTCCTCAACGCCGGCCTCACCGACGGCGGCTTCCGCCCACCGGTCGCGGAGGTCTTCGAAGGCCTCGAAACCATCCAGAAGGCCCACCACCTGATGGAGACCAACCGCCACACGGGCAAGATCGTCGTACGGCTCTGA